A genomic stretch from Arachis stenosperma cultivar V10309 chromosome 3, arast.V10309.gnm1.PFL2, whole genome shotgun sequence includes:
- the LOC130969435 gene encoding stemmadenine O-acetyltransferase-like, whose amino-acid sequence MEMEVISRESIKPCSPTPTHLRNYPLSLFDNAVSPNSVPLIYFYAPQESPDEAAKISLLKKSLSQALCKYYPFAGRFKDPTSVHCNDEGVSLVVTRIKTKNLSNILRNPTDALLSPLFPDELQWKDMGLDSSLLAVQINCFACGGMAITVCMCHKVGDASTLFNFFNDWSTLTQQPHITVALPHLGASLFPQSHFPLPRQYSFVPHHNMVCRRLVFEGSKIDSLKALVSSSSSSQKVENPTRFEVVVALIYKCAVSALGLSASNTLLRVAINFRKRMIPPLPDKSLGNLVSSFYASSMDNDEVELHELVTKTREGLALFCDKYVRNFGDLKFVSEFLRFGQAVTTDNKTSCEDGEKKKKKKDMIFFSGWCRFSAYEADFGWGKPVWVTTVLCPVKNSVVLMDTRDGKGIEAVVCMLDKDMAMFERHVHLLRYASLEPNRWTCSSCS is encoded by the exons ATGGAAATGGAAGTGATATCAAGAGAGAGCATCAAACCGTGTTCCCCCACTCCAACACACCTCAGAAACTACCCTCTCTCCTTGTTCGACAATGCCGTTTCTCCAAACTCAGTCCCATTAATTTACTTTTATGCCCCTCAAGAATCTCCCGACGAAGCCGCCAAAATATCGCTTCTCAAGAAATCCCTATCCCAAGCTCTATGCAAATACTACCCTTTTGCCGGCAGGTTCAAAGATCCAACCTCCGTACACTGCAACGATGAAGGCGTCTCCCTTGTGGTCACCAGAATCAAAACCAAGAATCTCTCCAACATTCTCCGCAACCCAACGGACGCCCTCTTGAGCCCCTTGTTCCCCGACGAGCTGCAGTGGAAGGATATGGGCTTGGACTCGAGCTTGTTGGCAGTTCAAATTAACTGTTTCGCGTGCGGCGGAATGGCCATAACCGTATGCATGTGTCACAAGGTTGGTGACGCTTCCACTTTGTTCAACTTCTTCAACGATTGGTCAACGCTCACCCAACAACCTCACATCACAGTAGCCTTACCCCATCTTGGAGCTTCGCTTTTCCCACAAAGCCACTTCCCACTTCCCCGCCAATATTCCTTCGTCCCTCACCACAACATG GTGTGTAGAAGGCTTGTGTTCGAAGGTTCCAAAATTGATTCACTTAAGGCCTTGGTTTCGTCGTCGTCGTCTTCTCAGAAGGTGGAGAACCCTACTAGGTTTGAGGTTGTGGTTGCACTGATTTACAAGTGTGCTGTTTCGGCGTTGGGATTGAGTGCTAGCAACACGCTCTTGCGTGTTGCCATCAACTTCCGCAAGAGAATGATTCCTCCGCTGCCGGACAAGTCCTTAGGGAACTTGGTTTCGAGCTTCTATGCTTCCTCCATGGACAATGATGAAGTGGAGTTGCACGAGTTGGTGACCAAAACAAGAGAAGGGCTAGCTTTGTTTTGTGACAAGTATGTAAGAAACTTTGGGGACTTGAAATTCGTGTCGGAGTTCCTAAGATTCGGACAAGCTGTTACTACTGATAATAAGACTAGTTGTGAGGATggggagaaaaagaagaagaagaaagatatgatttttttctCTGGGTGGTGTAGGTTTTCGGCGTATGAAGCGGATTTTGGGTGGGGGAAGCCAGTGTGGGTGACCACTGTTTTGTGTCCTGTGAAGAACAGCGTGGTTTTGATGGATACAAGAGATGGAAAAGGGATTGAAGCGGTTGTGTGCATGCTTGACAAAGACATGGCCATGTTTGAGCGTCACGTTCATCTTCTTCGCTATGCTTCTCTTGAACCAAACCGTTGGACATGCTCATCATGTTCTTGA
- the LOC130969434 gene encoding two-component response regulator ARR11-like, with amino-acid sequence MDNNGCLPCTRREGFPAGLRVLVVDDDPTWLKILEKMLKKCSYQVTTCCLATEALKKLRERKDAFDIVISDVNMPDMNGFKLLEHVGLEMDLPVIMMSVDGETSRVMKGVQHGACDYLLKPIRMKELRNIWQHVLRKRIHEGREFESLEGFDFEGIHHLMRNGQDQCCDDVSLFALEDCISSTRKRKDADNKHDEREFGDSSSTKKARVVWSVDLHQKFVQAVNQIGFDKVGPKKILDLMNVPWLTRENVASHLQKYRLYLSRLQKQRDQKKCSSSGIKNPDLNPKDPGSSSIKNSMNKQQNVVSIDGFRCPNNGLVQLHESDFTVSELNKTEQRRALATNNIIPDPNMTKVSQIVLNQTFSPLNSEGNIEVFDCTIPTQYTWNQVPKRKLQDDPKSQSIASMVSSPSAASSIASSAVDNIIPVQSKSLMVNDQSSVTSNPGLKTQEFDASLIPDLEFYQQNLLWGGEAAFSPLEEDLNFFLLQSECYNDMNFGMHSIDMSDYYYDPGLTADVPNHLLYDSADYSVVDQSLFIA; translated from the exons ATGGATAATAATGGTTGCTTGCCATGTACACGTCGTGAAGGTTTTCCAGCTGGACTGAGAGTTCTGGTTGTTGATGATGATCCAACATGGCTCAAGATCCTTGAAAAGATGCTCAAGAAGTGCTCTTACCAAG TGACTACATGTTGTTTGGCAACCGAGGCTCTGAAGAAGCTTCGAGAGAGGAAAGATGCATTCGACATAGTGATCAGCGATGTAAACATGCCTGACATGAATGGATTCAAGCTTCTTGAGCATGTTGGACTTGAGATGGATTTGCCTGTCATTA TGATGTCTGTTGATGGAGAAACAAGCAGGGTAATGAAAGGTGTTCAACATGGAGCATGTGATTATCTCCTCAAGCCTATAAGGATGAAAGAACTGCGAAACATATGGCAGCATGTCTTGAGAAAAAGGATTCATGAAGGGAGAGAGTTTGAAAGCCTAGAGGGATTTGATTTTGAGGGCATTCATCACTTGATGAGAAATGGACAAGATCAATGTTGTGATGATGTGAGCCTCTTTGCATTAGAAGATTGTATCAGTTCAACAAGGAAAAGGAAAGATGCAGATAACAAACACGACGAAAGAGAATTCGGAGATTCTTCTTCAACCAAGAAAGCTAGAGTGGTTTGGTCTGTGGATCTTCATCAGAAGTTTGTCCAAGCAGTGAATCAGATTGGATTTGATA AAGTTGGTCCCAAGAAAATTCTAGATTTGATGAATGTACCATGGCTTACCAGAGAAAATGTTGCTAGTCATTTGCAG AAATACAGGCTCTACTTGAGTAGGTTGCAGAAGCAGAGAGATCAGAAGAAATGCTCCTCAAGTGGAATAAAGAATCCGGATTTGAATCcaaaagatcccggaagctctAGTATTAAGAACTCTATGAACAAGCAACAAAATGTAGTTTCAATTGACGGCTTCAGATGTCCAAACAATGGATTAGTGCAACTTCATGAATCCGATTTCACTGTGTCAGAGCTTAATAAAACAGAACAAAGAAGAGCACTAGCTACTAATAACATTATTCCTGATCCAAACATGACAAAGGTTTCACAGATAGTCCTTAATCAAACCTTTTCACCTCTCAATTCAGAAGGAAACATTGAAGTATTTGATTGCACCATACCAACACAGTACACTTGGAATCAAGTTCCCAAAAGGAAACTCCAAGATGATCCTAAATCACAATCAATTGCTTCAATGGTATCCAGTCCCTCTGCTGCAAGCTCAATAGCTTCTTCTGCAGTTGACAACATTATTCCGGTTCAGTCCAAAAGCCTTATGGTGAATGATCAATCTTCAGTCACTTCAAATCCGGGCTTGAAAACACAGGAATTTGATGCCAGTCTCATTCCTGATCTGGAATTTTACCAGCAAAACCTACTCTGGGGTGGCGAGGCGGCCTTTTCGCCTTTGGAGGAGGACTTGAATTTCTTTTTGCTACAAAGTGAATGCTACAATGACATGAACTTTGGTATGCACAGCATAGACATGTCAGACTATTATTATGATCCAGGGCTTACTGCTGATGTTCCAAACCATTTATTATACGATTCAGCAGATTATTCAGTAGTAGATCAAAGTCTATTCATAGCATGA
- the LOC130967436 gene encoding E3 ubiquitin-protein ligase AIRP2-like, with protein MVQIQSNSSFRESLKALEDDIQHANTLASALPRDYNGSYIQMKLCYSPFAPLFLSLIEWLDFSCTDDIPHCLGLLHILISNVYIDGMPSISSKERIASLREFYAVIYPSLRLLEGEFNVSRIRDHRSNCSQIVSRKRLEKFLDEDQEGDDECDICMEKSRKMVLPNCVHSLCISCFHDWYLRSESCPFCRGSLKRVSSTDLWEVIGDSDVIDRATLAMDNIRRFYLFMETLTLNIPDAHVYAFNYML; from the exons ATGGTGCAAATACAATCCAATAGTTCTTTCAGAGAATCTCTCAAGGCTCTTGAAGATGATATCCAACATGCCAACACACT GGCATCAGCACTCCCTAGAGATTATAATGGGAGCTATATCCAAATGAAATTATGTTACAGCCCTTTTGCTCCTCTTTTCTTGTCATTGATTGAGTGGTTGGATTTTAGTTGCACAGATGATATTCCCCATTGTTTGGGATTACTCCACATTCTTATATCCAAT GTATACATTGATGGAATGCCATCTATTTcctcaaaagaaaggatagCCTCTCTAAGAGAATTCTATG CTGTAATATACCCTTCGCTCCGATTACTCGAAGGCGAGTTCAATGTGTCCAGAATCAGAGACCACAGAAGCAATTGCAGCCAAATTGTGAGCAGAAAAAGGCTTGAAAAGTTTCTTGATGAAGACCAAGAGGGAGATGATGAATGTGACATATGCATGGAGAAGAGCAGGAAGATGGTGCTTCCTAATTGTGTGCATTCCTTGTGCATTAGCTGCTTCCATGATTG GTATTTGAGATCAGAATCATGTCCATTTTGCCGTGGAAGCCTCAAAAGGGTTAGTTCTACAGATTTATGGGAGGTTATTGGAGACAGTGATGTAATTGACCGAGCTACACTTGCAATGGATAATATAAGACGTTTCTACCTTTTCATGGAAACTTTGACACTTAATATCCCTGATGCACATGTCTATGCATTTAACTACATGTTATGA